The genome window GTAGTTGAGCAGCAGCGCCAGCGAGCAGCAGGAGATGTACGCGCTCAGGGGGACGACCTTCTGCCGCTTCAGCCCCCAACCCAGCGCGACGTCCAGCGCGCTGCCCGTCACCACGATGGCGGCCATCTGCCACGGGCTGCGGTTGAAGCCGAAGAAGGTGAAGCCGAGCACGCCGTAGAGCGTCAGCAGGAAGGCGAAGGGCAGGCGCGGGTCGTTCCAACGAGGCCAGACCCAACCCCAGCGCTCGACGCGCGGCGCCGTGTGTTGCGGGATGTACACCTGTGCAGCCGGGCTCACCCCGGGACCAACGCTCATGGAAGCCCGCCTCCCGCCGAAGCGCGTCGCCGCGCGCGTGCGGAGCGTGCCCCGTGGAGCGCGCCCTGTCCAATCAGGTCAGGGGCTTGCAAGCGCCCCTCCTGTCCATGCATCCATGCCATGCCCGGGGCATTGCAAACTCCGGGCACAGGTCCTTCAGCACGCGCGCTTTCCGATGCCCTCTCCGCACACCCGAGCCCTTCTCGCCATTCTGGCCGCTGTCTGCATCGTGGCGGCGGCCGGGTTCCGTCACGCGCAGAATGTGAAGGGCTCACGCGGCGGACGCATCTCCGGCCCCAAGCTGGCGTGGCTCTTCTACGCGGTGTTCCTGTGGTTCCTCGCGTGCCCGCTGGTGGCGCTGGACGTGGCGGTGCCGGCGGAGGCGCGAGGCGTGCTGGGCGCGTTCGCCGCCTTCATGTGGCTGCGTGGCGTGGCGGAGCTGTACCTGCTCTACGGCGTGAAGCGCTGGCGGCCTCCGTATGGCGTGGCCCATGACGTGGCGTGCATCGCGCTGGTGCTCGGCGGCCTGTTCTGGGGCCGGGCGCGGTGGCTGGGCGTGCTCGGCCCCGAGGACCTGTGGGCCCTGGCCTTCCTGGGCCTGGTGCTCGTGAGCCTGTTCGTCGAGGTCGCCTACGCGGCCCTGTTCTTCCACGCCGTGGAGGGACGCACCACGGGCGAGGACGGCATCTGGTTCGCGGACGAAGAGCAGGCCCGGTTCCGCCGCATCAACCGGCTGACACTTGCGCTCAACGTGCCCCTGTTCGCGGGACTCGTGGGACTGCTGGCGGTGGGGGCGTGGTAGGCGAAGTGACGGCACGCTCGGAACAGCCTGGGGCATGACTGCTACACTGCGCGTCTGCGCTGGCGCAGCCGGACCTCCTGCCCGCCGAGTCGAAAAGCCATGGGACACCCCACCCTCGAGAACGAAACGCCCTTTGCCTTCGACATGATGGGCCTCGCCGACGAGGACGGGCGTCCCCTGCTGCTGCTCGTCGTGAAGGCCACCTATGCCATGGGACCCTCCGGGCTGAAGCTCGCCGACACGCAGGCGCCGGTGACGTGGAGCGGTGAGTCCTGGGGCAAGCCCGGCGAATCCAGCGACAAGTTCGAACCCGAGAGCGCCTTCATCAAGCTGGCCACGGACGTGGCGCTGATTGGCCATGCCTACCCGCCCCAGAAAGGCGCCACCGAGGCGCTGGTGGCGCTTCAAGTCGGGCCGCTGAAGAAGGCCGTGCGCGTCGTGGGCGAGCGGACCTGGTTCAAGAGCATGGGGCACGTCACGGCCACCAAGCCGCTCCCCTTCGACAAAATCCCGCTCACGTGGGAGCGCGCCTTCGGCGGCTGGGACAAGACAGACACCGCGAAGCCGGCCTTCGAGCCGCGCAACCCCGTGGGCGTGGGCTTCCGCGCCAGTCCTCGCCACTTCGAGGAGGGGCTGAAGCTGCCCAACCTGGAGGACCCCGCCACGGAGCCCCTGCGCCACTTCGGTCAGAAGGTGGTGCCCGCGGGCTTCGGCTTCACGTCTCCCCATTGGCAGCCTCGCGCCCGATACGGCGGGACCTACGACGAGGCCTGGAACAAGACGCGCAAGCCCTTGCTGCCCAAGGACTTCGACCGGCGGTTCTTCAACGCCGCCGCGCCGGGCCTCATCGCTCCCGGCTACCTGAAGGGGGACGAGCCGGTCATCATCGCTGGCGCCTCTCCCAAGGGCCGGCTGTCCTTCTCGCTCCCAGGACAGTCCGCGCCGGTCGTCATCGTGACGCTCGCGGGCGGCAAGGACGCGACGCCCCCCATGCACCTGGACACCGTGACCCTGGACACCGATGAGGAGCAGGTGACGCTCCTCTGGCGTGGACACGTCACCCTGGCCGAGGGACTCCACGATGTGCGGGGCCTGAAGGTCACCGCCCAGGGTGCGCGCGCGCCCAAGGCGGCCTGAACGGAGCCTGCGTAGGGACATGTCTCCAGCGGCGCCGCCGCGCTCCAGCTTCGCGGGGGCCTGGCTCGCACCGCGTGGCCCCGCCAGGGTATTCTGTTCCCCTGGAGGTGACTGGCATGGCGGTCAATACCGGTGTGAACAAGATGTCCGTGGTGACGAAGGACAGCGGCGGCGTCACCGTGGCCTTCCCGGATGTTTGCAAGACACCCAGCCCGGCCGGGCCCGTGCCCATCCCCTACCCCAACGTGGCCCAGTCCTCCGACACCGACAAGGGCACGAAGAAGGTCTCCGTGGCCGGCAACCCGGTGTGCGTGAAGGACTCCAACTTCAAGATGAGCACCGGCGACGAAGCCGGCACCGCGGGCGGGGGCGTGGCCTCCAGCAAGACGAAGGGCAAGGCGGAGTTCGTCAACTTCTCCTTCGACGTGAAGTTCGAAGGGAAAAACGTGGCGCGCGCCTTCGACCTGATGCTCCACAACGACAAGAACACGCCGCCGTTCCCCGTCATGCAGGGGCCCGTCATCGCCATGGGTGGCAATGAAGGCAAGCCCCAGTGCCTTGTCTGCGAAGAAGACATCTAACAACGCGCCACGATGTCACCTCCTCCCGGTAGCCCCCTTCCCTCCGAGCGGCACGACGCATCCATTCGGATGGACATGGCCAGAGACTTCCTCGCGGACGCGTCCTTCTTCTGGACGCTGCGTGAGCAAGGGCTCCTCGCCCCCGACTATTCCCTGCAGGAAATCCAAGCAGGGCCCGAGCAACGGCTGCTCGCGTGCCTGGACGCGTTGCTGCTCGGTGGTCCTCGGGTCACCCGGGAGTTGTTGCTGCCAGCGCTGTCGTCGGACGAGCCGGAGCAGGTGGCCTGTGCCGCCAGCGTCCTCCTGTCACAGCCCGGGCAGGAACACCTCGGCGCCGTGCTCTCCACGCTGGCGGACGAAGGCGGTGCCCATCCTTCGAGCCACGGAGCCGCATGGGCGCTGGAGCTCCACCCAAGCCCTCGCGCTGTTCCCCAACTCCTCGCGTTGCTCGATGAAAGCGCCCCCGCCGTGCAGGCACGGGTGCTCGACATCCTGACGGCGTGGGGGACGGCTCCCTCCCGGAAACTGGATGAGGCCGTTACGTCGAAGGACAGCGCCCTGGCCCAGGCGGGACTGCGCGCCGCCCGTCGCGTCCCTTCCCGGCTGGAACGCGCCGCGCTTCAACGAGCCCTGGAGTCCAACGACGCGGAGGTTCGCAACACGGCGCTGGAGACCGCCTTGCGTCTGGGCCACGGCTCCGCATGGCCCCACTGCGTCGACGCCGTCCGTCGCAAGGATGCAGGCTGGGGACCTTCCGCGGCACTCCTCGCGATGGGGGGCGACCCTCAAGAGTTGGACCTGCTCCTGAAGGCACTCCAGGAGCCAGCGCTGCGAAAAGAGGCGCTCTGGGCGCTGGGGCTCAGCGGGCGCGTCGCCGCCGTGGGCCCCCTCCTGGAGGCCATGAAGGACGAGTCGGTCTCTCAGGTGGCGGCGGAGGCCTTTTGCGCCATCACCGGCCTCGTCCTCACCGGACCGTTCGTGTCGGAGGCGGAGCCCTGGACCCCCGATACACCCGAAGATGAAGAAGCGCCGCCCCTGGGCCCTGAGCACGCCCTCCCCGTGCCTGCGCCGGGAGCCGTGGCGAACTGGTGGCAGCAGGTCCAGAAGGATTTCTCGCCCCAGGTCCGATACCTCGGCGGGAAGCCCTTCAGCACCGAGACGCTCCTCGATGCCCTGATGACGGGCCCCATGCGCAGACGCTCAGCACTGGCGCTCGAGCTGGCCATCCGGAGCCAGGGCGCATTCCAGCTTCGGGTCCGCGATTGGGCTCCGAGGCAATGGAAGACACTCCAGGCAGCGAAGGCGGGCTTGCAGGGGCGATTGCCGCTGGGGCCATTCCGCGCCTTCTCGCCGTCGGCCGTCCTGGCTGACGAGTCCCCCATTCAAGCGGACGCACTCTTCCAGCGCGTGGTCTGGCAGCGCCCGCCCCCACCGGGTGCGCTCGCCATCACGGGCCTTGGGATGGTGTCGTCGCTGGGCGATGGCGTGGTGGGGAGCTGCGCGGCCGCTCGCGTGGGCGTGGCCCGGCCAGACGGGCTCGAGGACCTCACCTTCGTGGACGAGGACTCGGGTGAGTCGCTCCCCGTGACGGGGCATGCCATCCCGCACCTCACGCAAGGGTACGCGGGCGTGGGGCGCCTGGTACGGCTGGGGACGGTTGCCCTGGCGGACCTCCAACACCACTCCGGCATGCAGGCGGGGCCGCGCACGGGCATCTTCCTCAACCTTCCCAGTGGCTTCCTCCTGGCGGCCGCGGAGCGACAGGAGCGACAGGCCGCCAGCGAAGAGACGGAGCCCGACGGCGAGGCAGAGGACGCTGATGCCTCCTCTGATTTCGACGAAACGCCGCTGCTCGCCGAGACACTTCGCGAGCGCTACGCCGAGACACTCCTGCCCCGGCTGCTCGCGCAGGCCGCCGTACCGGGGGGCGTCACCCAGCAGGCCGTCTTCTTCGGAGACTCCCCCGGCTTCGTCACGGCCATGCGTGCCGCGGAACGCGCGCTGCGGTCCGGCGCGCTGGACCGATGCATCGTGGGAGGCATCGACAGCATCGTCGAGCTCGAGTGGCTGGACGCGCTGGACGCGCTCCGAATGCTGAAGACGCGTGAGCGGCCCACCGGGCTGATGCCTGGTGAGGGCGCGGCCTTCGTGCTCCTGGAACTCGCGGACGCGGCCTCTCGCCGCGGCACGCCGGCCGTCGCCTACGTCGACGCCATGGCTGCGTCCTCCGAACCCGAGCACCTGTTCGCAGGCAAGCCGCACGTCGGCGTGGCCCTGTCCTCCGTCATCGCGGAGGTGCTCGGGAGCCTCGAGGACCGTGGCCAGACGACGGGGCTCGTCATCGCGGACCTCGACGGCACCGTGCCCCGAGCGCAGGACTGGGGCTACGCGCAGCTACGGCTGAACAGCGCGCCCCTGAAGGAGGCTGTCACCTGGTACCCCGCGGATGTGTGGGGAGGGCTGGGCGCCGCGACCGGTGCCGTCGCGGTCTGCATGGCGGCACGCGGGTTCGCGAGGGGCTACCTGCCCACGTCAGGCGTCCTGACCTGGCTCTGGGGATGGAACGGGGAGCGGGCAGCCTTCCACCTGCGCCCGCCCTCCGCACGCTGAGGCAGACGTCAGCGCGCGAGCCGAGGAAGCATCCGGTACTCGGGGTGGGTCCGCAATTGCCGGCCCTCCGCCAACCGGAGCAGGGCGAGACCCTCGACGAAGATGTGGCGCTCGGTCTGGAAGCGCTCTGGGTGGGACGGCACGCCCGCGTCCTTGAACTCTTGGGCCCGCTCAACCAGCAACTCATCCAGCGCCAGGTCGAACGCGTTCTGGTCCGCTGACGCGAGGGCTTCGCACACGGCGAGCCGCGTGGAGCCCGTGTCGGCGGAGCACTGCTGGAAAGCGGAGAGGGCACGCTCGGCCCCAGCGGAGAGCCCCTGGGTTCCCGCGAGCAGGAGTTCGTGGAGGAAGTCCGCGTAACGGAAGTCATCCTCGAACTCGTCCTTCTCCGACCATTGGCGGGGCGAATGCCGGGCGATTTCCTGCGCCAGGCCGGCCTCGCCCGCGGCGAGCGCATCGAACAGCGGCTCCGTGCGGCTGGCACACGCGAACCGCCCTGGAGTCGCGTCTGAACGCGCTTGGGCTTCGGCCAGCAAGTCCCTGCGAGCGGTGGCGGACTGACGCAGGCATCGCTGGAAGGCGAGCGTGTCCGCCTCCACCAGCAAGGTGCTGATGGCGGCGATGCGAAGGTACGTAGAGAGCCGCGTCAGCAGCGTCTCTCGCTGGATCGCTGTGAGCGGCTGCTTCAGCCCTTTCTCCAGCTCCTCAACCGCAAAAAACGCATTCTCGCGAATGAAGTCCATCTTCAGCATCGACGAGCCCCCGCTGACTGTTCCAGCTTCAAGGTGAGTGCACGACTCAGGCCCGCCCGCGGAACTCGGAGCCGAAGTCCTCCAACTCCTGGAACAACACGCCCAGGCAGTCCTCGTCCACGATTCGCTGGCCCAGGTCTTCACGAACCAGGATGAGGCTGGTCTGCTCCGCGAGCCGGAAGATCTTCACGTCCTTGGGGATCTTCTTCTCATTGAGGGCCAATCGCCGGAAATACAGCACCTGATCCTTGGCGATGTCGTTCATGTCGAAGTCGGACTTCTTCGCGTTCATGCACGCGACCGACCCCAGCACGTTGGCGATGTAATACGGCGTAGTCAGGACTTTCTTGCGGGGCGTCCGGAGACGAATGGACAGGTATTCGATGGAACCCGCTAGCGTCTCCTGCTCCAGGATACCCTTGAGCTTTTCGGAGACCACCAGCATTCCGAACGCGTTCGGGATGCTGTCCGTCAGCGTGCTGCCCCGCTCTTTCGACAGGTCGAACACAAGGCCCTTCGGGAACCATCCCTCACAGCGGACGCCCTCCGAGAGGAGGTAACCGCGCCCATCCAGCTCTTCCTTGCGGAAAGAGTCCAGCCACGCGAAAGACTCGTCCTCATCGTCATCCACCCAGGGGTAGTAACTCACGCCAATCCGCTCCACTTTAGCGTTTCTTCGCCAAGCCCCGCTTCTTCGGATCTGCTGACTCCCCACACGCGGTGGGGCAGCCGGTGGAACTCCGAGTCGCGCGCCCCCGAGGGGAGGAGCCAGCTCCAACCTCAAGGAGATGCACTGCTCAGGCCCGCCCGCGGAACTCGGAGCCGAAATCCTCCAACTCCTGGAACAACACGCCCAGACAGTCCTCATCCACGATTCGCTGGCCCAGGTCTTCACGAACCAGGATGAGGCTAGTCTGCTCCGCGAGCCTGAAGATCTTCGCGTCCTTGGGGATCTTCTTCTCATTGAGCGCCAATCGCCGAAAACGCCTCACCTGCGTCTTGACGATGGAACTCATGCTGAAGTCGGACTTCTTCGCGTCCATACACGCGACCGACCCCAACACGTTGGCGATGTAATAGGGCGTGGTCAGGACTTTCTTGCGGGGCGTCCGGAGGCGGATGGGCAGGTATTCGATGAAATCCGCCGGCGTCTCCTGCTCCAGGATGCCCTTGAGCTTTTCGGAGACCACCAGCATCCCGAACGTGTTCGGGATGCTGTCCGTCAGCGTGCTGCCCCCCTCCTTCGACAAGTCGAACACAAGGCCTTTCGGGAACCATTCCTCACAGCGAACGCCCTCCGTGAGGAGGTAACCGCGCCCATCCAGCTCTTCCTTGCGGGAAGAGTCCAGCCACGCGAAAGACTCATCCTCGTCGTCATCCACCCAAGGGTAGTAGCTCACGCCAATCCGCTCCACTTCAGCGCTTCTTCGCCAAGCCTCGCTTCTTCGGAGCGGGCTTCGTGAACAAGTTGATGTTGATGGGGCCTGCTGTGGACACCATCTCCCAGTAATCCAACTGGAAGTCCATCAGCTCCGTCTTGACGTCTTCCGGAGGATTCCACTCCTTGTGCTTCTTGTCCTTGGCCAGCGCGTTATCCAGCAAGTTGCGGACGCGGCGCATATCGT of Myxococcus virescens contains these proteins:
- a CDS encoding DUF2169 family type VI secretion system accessory protein, with the protein product MGHPTLENETPFAFDMMGLADEDGRPLLLLVVKATYAMGPSGLKLADTQAPVTWSGESWGKPGESSDKFEPESAFIKLATDVALIGHAYPPQKGATEALVALQVGPLKKAVRVVGERTWFKSMGHVTATKPLPFDKIPLTWERAFGGWDKTDTAKPAFEPRNPVGVGFRASPRHFEEGLKLPNLEDPATEPLRHFGQKVVPAGFGFTSPHWQPRARYGGTYDEAWNKTRKPLLPKDFDRRFFNAAAPGLIAPGYLKGDEPVIIAGASPKGRLSFSLPGQSAPVVIVTLAGGKDATPPMHLDTVTLDTDEEQVTLLWRGHVTLAEGLHDVRGLKVTAQGARAPKAA
- a CDS encoding DUF4150 domain-containing protein; translated protein: MAVNTGVNKMSVVTKDSGGVTVAFPDVCKTPSPAGPVPIPYPNVAQSSDTDKGTKKVSVAGNPVCVKDSNFKMSTGDEAGTAGGGVASSKTKGKAEFVNFSFDVKFEGKNVARAFDLMLHNDKNTPPFPVMQGPVIAMGGNEGKPQCLVCEEDI
- a CDS encoding TIGR02270 family protein, with amino-acid sequence MARDFLADASFFWTLREQGLLAPDYSLQEIQAGPEQRLLACLDALLLGGPRVTRELLLPALSSDEPEQVACAASVLLSQPGQEHLGAVLSTLADEGGAHPSSHGAAWALELHPSPRAVPQLLALLDESAPAVQARVLDILTAWGTAPSRKLDEAVTSKDSALAQAGLRAARRVPSRLERAALQRALESNDAEVRNTALETALRLGHGSAWPHCVDAVRRKDAGWGPSAALLAMGGDPQELDLLLKALQEPALRKEALWALGLSGRVAAVGPLLEAMKDESVSQVAAEAFCAITGLVLTGPFVSEAEPWTPDTPEDEEAPPLGPEHALPVPAPGAVANWWQQVQKDFSPQVRYLGGKPFSTETLLDALMTGPMRRRSALALELAIRSQGAFQLRVRDWAPRQWKTLQAAKAGLQGRLPLGPFRAFSPSAVLADESPIQADALFQRVVWQRPPPPGALAITGLGMVSSLGDGVVGSCAAARVGVARPDGLEDLTFVDEDSGESLPVTGHAIPHLTQGYAGVGRLVRLGTVALADLQHHSGMQAGPRTGIFLNLPSGFLLAAAERQERQAASEETEPDGEAEDADASSDFDETPLLAETLRERYAETLLPRLLAQAAVPGGVTQQAVFFGDSPGFVTAMRAAERALRSGALDRCIVGGIDSIVELEWLDALDALRMLKTRERPTGLMPGEGAAFVLLELADAASRRGTPAVAYVDAMAASSEPEHLFAGKPHVGVALSSVIAEVLGSLEDRGQTTGLVIADLDGTVPRAQDWGYAQLRLNSAPLKEAVTWYPADVWGGLGAATGAVAVCMAARGFARGYLPTSGVLTWLWGWNGERAAFHLRPPSAR
- a CDS encoding immunity 49 family protein yields the protein MDFIRENAFFAVEELEKGLKQPLTAIQRETLLTRLSTYLRIAAISTLLVEADTLAFQRCLRQSATARRDLLAEAQARSDATPGRFACASRTEPLFDALAAGEAGLAQEIARHSPRQWSEKDEFEDDFRYADFLHELLLAGTQGLSAGAERALSAFQQCSADTGSTRLAVCEALASADQNAFDLALDELLVERAQEFKDAGVPSHPERFQTERHIFVEGLALLRLAEGRQLRTHPEYRMLPRLAR
- a CDS encoding imm11 family protein — translated: MSYYPWVDDDEDESFAWLDSFRKEELDGRGYLLSEGVRCEGWFPKGLVFDLSKERGSTLTDSIPNAFGMLVVSEKLKGILEQETLAGSIEYLSIRLRTPRKKVLTTPYYIANVLGSVACMNAKKSDFDMNDIAKDQVLYFRRLALNEKKIPKDVKIFRLAEQTSLILVREDLGQRIVDEDCLGVLFQELEDFGSEFRGRA
- a CDS encoding imm11 family protein, translating into MSYYPWVDDDEDESFAWLDSSRKEELDGRGYLLTEGVRCEEWFPKGLVFDLSKEGGSTLTDSIPNTFGMLVVSEKLKGILEQETPADFIEYLPIRLRTPRKKVLTTPYYIANVLGSVACMDAKKSDFSMSSIVKTQVRRFRRLALNEKKIPKDAKIFRLAEQTSLILVREDLGQRIVDEDCLGVLFQELEDFGSEFRGRA